The sequence GCTGCCAGGTCCATGCAATAAGCATGGCAATGGTATTCAAAGGAACCTGAGTCAGCCAGGAGACGGTATCGGGATTGCGGGTGACCGCTGTGATTATTGTGTTCAATACGCCTTTGGTACTGAACATATTTATCCAGATGACACCTGTTGAGACAAAGGATATGGTCAATGGAATAAAAAAAACTCCCTTGAAGAATGATCCGCCCTTGATCTCTTTGAGAAAGACCGCAACCAGGAGTGCAAAAGACACCGGGACGAGGAGGGTGAATACGACCCATATGATTGTATTCATAAAGGATCTTACAAAATTCGGGTCAACAAAACATTTCTGAAAGTTCTTCAAACCGATAAATATAGGTTTTGACAGACCATTCCAGGCAAAGAAACTGTAGTATACATTCTGGATCATCGGTATGAGCAGGAAGACAACCACAAAAAGCAATGCCGGAAGTACAAATAGATAGCTGATTAATATTTTCGATTTCCTCTCGTTCATCATGGACCTCATATTGGAATAATTATCATCGGGCAAAAAGAAGTCCCGGCAATCACAATGATTACCGGGACTTATTAAAGCAATATTATTTTACAGATGCCCAATAGTTATCTGCTACGGTATCCAGATTAGCTATGACGGTCTCCAGTGAGTCAGGGTTAATCATAAACCTGGCAAACTCATCGACAGCAACTTCACAGATGGGAGTTGGTGTTGCTTCCCAGTATCTATT is a genomic window of Oceanispirochaeta sp. M1 containing:
- a CDS encoding carbohydrate ABC transporter permease; this translates as MNERKSKILISYLFVLPALLFVVVFLLIPMIQNVYYSFFAWNGLSKPIFIGLKNFQKCFVDPNFVRSFMNTIIWVVFTLLVPVSFALLVAVFLKEIKGGSFFKGVFFIPLTISFVSTGVIWINMFSTKGVLNTIITAVTRNPDTVSWLTQVPLNTIAMLIAWTWQQMGVYMVLFLMGLTTIPQDPIEAAVIDGANKFQIFKAVTFPMLQPITTVVITQAIVNSFKTFDLIYVITHGGPYRSSETMAVTMYRETFSMFNMGYGAAISLVLSAIIIIISGGYVKSQLKQDLLHY